DNA sequence from the Agromyces aureus genome:
CGCCGCTGGCTCGCCTTGGGCTTCCTCGCCCTGGCCCAGTTCCTCGTCGTCCTTGACGCCTCCATCGTCAACATCGCCCTCCCCGTCCTCGGCGCCCAGCTCGGTATGGATACCGTGGCGCTGGCGTGGGTCATCACGGCGTACGTCCTGCCGTTCGGCGGCCTCCTGCTCCTAGGCGGACGGCTCGCAGACCGCTACGGACACCGCAAGCTCTTCCTGATCGGCACGATCGGCTTCGTCGCCGCATCCATGCTCGCCGGGCTCGCCGCGTCGAGTGGAATGCTCCTCGGCGCCCGAGCCGTCCAGGGAGCATCCGCAGCCCTCCTCGCGCCTGCGGCCCTCGCCCTCGTCACCCAGCTGTTTCCCGCCGCAGCCGACCGGACCAAGGCGCTCGGCATCTGGGGCGCGGTCGCCGGTATCGGCTCCGCGGCCGGCGTGCTGCTCGGTGGCGTCCTGACCGCAGCCATCGGCTGGCAGGCCGTGTTCTACGTCAACGTGCCCATCGGCATCCTCGTCGTCGCAGTTATCCCGACCCTCATCACCCGCGACCCGGCCAGCACGCCGTCGCGCCTCGACTACCCGGGAGCGGCGACCATCACCGGTTCCCTCGTCGCTGCCGTCGGCGCATTCAGCGCTGCCGAACAGGTCGGCTTCGCCAACCCCCTCACGATCGGCCTCCTCGCCCTGGCCATCATCCTCGGGATCTCGTTCGTGCTGATCGAGCGACGCACGGCGAACCCGCTCGTCCCCCTGACGGTCTTCCGCAACCGCAACCTCACCGTCGGCAACCTCGCCATGCTGCTCCTCGGGGCCGCGATGGTCGCCCTCTTCTTCGCGCTCTCGGTCTACATGCAGGCCGTCCTGCACTACGACGCCCTCACCGCCGGACTCACCCAGCTCCCTCTCGCCGCCGCCCTTGTCGTCGTCGCCGGACTCGCCCCCAGCGTCGTCGCCAAGGTGGGATTGAAGGGCACCCTCATCGGTTCGCTCGTGGTCCTTGCCGCCGGCCTGGTCTGGCTGGCCGCCGCGCCCAGCGACGCGAGCTTCGCCATCCACATTCTCGGACCGAGCATCGTGGTCGGTATCGGTCTCGGCGGCGCCTTCGTGACCGCAACGCAACTCGCCGTCGATGGCATCGAGGGCGGCGAAGCCGGCCTCGCGGGTGGGCTCATCAACACCAGCCAGCAGATCGGCGGCGCCCTGGGCCTCGCCATCCTCGCGTCCGTCGCCACCGCCCGCACCAGCGCCCTGGAAACCGCCGGCATCCCCACCCCGGACGCGCTCACCTCCGGGTTCTCCTGGGTGTTCCTCGGAGCCGCCGCCTTCGCCCTCATCGGAGCCGCCATCGCGAGCCGCGCACACACCGCACGCCAGAGCCACTAACCGGACACGGCCACCGGTCGAGTCCAACACCTTCCGCACCCGCCACAGAAACGAGACCACGATGACCACCCAGACGCCCGCAACGATCCCCGCCCCACGGCCGCAGAAACTCCGCCGAGCCCACCCCGCGATCACCATTTCCGCCTGGACCATCCCAGTCCTGGTCCTCGGGCAGTTCGCGCTCCTCTCCGTCGTACCCGTCGTCATCGCGCTCGTCGCCACCCTCCGGGACGCGCGCAGCCGGGCATTGCGCTGGTGGGTCGGCGCACTCGCACTGGTCTACGCCGCACCACTCCTGATTTGGGCGCTCAAGCCCGACCGGGCGGAGAGCCTCAGCAAAGACATCAGCCCGATCTTCGTGGCACTGATCGTCGCCGTCGCCACCGCGCTCCTCATCAAGATCTACACCCGCCGAAAGCGCTAACCACCAACCCTCAGGAAGACCGAAGCGAACGAGGCACACACGGTCGACGTATCCAAGCCGAGGCCGCCCGGAGTCACCGAAACCGACCTCCCGAAACTGCATCAGTCAGGTAGCGCCGGGCTCAGAGCTCTCACTGCCCGCCCCAAGAAACGGGGCGGGAAGTGAGCGTTAGGGGTCGCCCAGCGCGCCACTTTGAGTCGCAGGTTCGCTTAGGTCGTCACAGGACGGATCGTTGCGTAAGCGGATCCTTCTATGGCGCGAATTGTGACTAGCTCGAGCGGGGAAGCTTCAGGCGCTCGTACTTCGAATCGAAGTAGGCGAGGCTTGTTCCGCCGCTGACTACTTCGCGGGCAAGCCGTAACTCGATGCTGGATTCGAGAGCGATTCCCATGTCGCTGATGCCGGCTGCTGCTGCGGCGTGGATCGCGGCGTCGAGCTCTTCCAGATCGGGCGCCACCTCGTTCAGGGCTGCTTCAAAGTCGCCTCGGGATGCGTCGAACGATTCGAGGTCGCGCGCCACCGCAATGAGTTTCGCTTCGACGACCTCCCAAGCAGCATTGAGCCTCAGTCGGTTCGAATCATCCGCAGGCAACTGACGGTGCGCCCAGTTCATCAAAGCCGAACTCCAAGCCGGTCAGCATCAAGGTCTAGCGGAGGTCCCTTGTCAGCCGGAGGCCGAATGGGTGGGGACCGGCGATGAACCAGACAAGCGTTGCGACGAACGGAAAGAATACGACGGCGAGGACCCAGACAACTCGCTCTAGGTCGCTGAGCTCCTTCGATCGGATGACTTGAACGATCGCGTAAACGACTGCAGCGATGTACGCCGCTGCAACGACGACGACGATCAGCGAGAACGGATCCATGGGGTCAAAGTACTCGACTCGCGGCCGCCTGCGCTAAGCAATGGTCGACTTGAATTCCGCACGATCCGCGAGCCGCTCCGCCAGTGGTGACGGCTTGACATGCCGACGGGCGGTTGGTCGGATGGAGCACGTGGAGATTGTGGCAGCTTGGCTAACTGTGATCGTCGGCGTCGGCCTGCTCACTTGGTCCGTGTTGGTGGTCAGTCTCGCCAATACCGGAGCTAAATTGCCCTACTGGAGGAACGCCGAGCGAACTCCGGGCCGTTCGCTCGGACTGCGGGCAGCGGGCGTCGCTTTGGTGATCCTCGGTACCGGCGTGTTGTCGTCCACGCTGAGCTACTGGGCTGTCGCGGTCGTCCTCGCGGCCTTCATTCCGGGCATCGCGCTTCTGATCTGGCACAACCAGGCTCTGTCCGGGCGCGATCAGACGCCGTGACGTAGACGGAATTGTCCATCCGGCCCGCGGGCGGATCCTCCGCTGACACACGCCGATCGCCGATGAGCTTCACGTCAGCCCGGTTGACGAGACGGCTAGTCTCCATCGGTATGACCTCTCGTGCGAAGCGGATCGTCTCTATGGGACTCGGTGGCTTCTCCATGGCGGCCGGTATCGCGATCCTCTATTGGCTCGCGGTCATCTTGACCGACCGCGGCTATGCCGTCGACAACGGCGTCGGATACTCGACCCCACTCGACACCGTGATGCTTGTGAGCGGCCTGGCTCTTGTCCTCATTCCGATCTTGTTCGCTGCGCTCCTGTCCACGCGACGAGTTACCGAGCGACGACACGAGGAGCTCTAGCTGCAGAGGTTCGCCATGCCAGTTTCGCCTCCGGCCTCACGGCCCGCAGGCGGATCGTCAGTGCATCGGCATGGCCCTGATCGTGAACTCGTCGACACTGGGCTCGTATCGCAGAAACACATCGTCGAAATTGCCCTCATATGAGATCGTCACCGGCTTACGGAGCGATGCCCCCAGCCGCGCCACGACCTCGCAGATCGCGTCGAGCGCGACTTGATCCACGAGCTCGCGACGATCGATGTCGAACAGCACCTCGTCGCTGAGAAAGAAGTTCACCCGGACCGTGGGAATCGGGTGCACGGTGAATGAGGCATCACGACGGTCTGGCTCGTCGATGTCACCAACCTCTAACGGTGCCCCGTCAGAAAGCCACGTCCCTGTCCAGCCGGAAAGAGCAAGCAGTCGCATAACTTCAGGCCAGTCGGACCAATTGGAGCCAAGGACCTGTCCGTCTGGCAGGTGGCCGTCAAGTTCGCCGAACAACTCACTGAGATCTGTCAGGCGGACGGGGCTCTTCATGCTGCCCATTGTGATCGATTTCTCTTCTTAGCTCGACACGAACCCAGATCGACGCTTAGACGGATCCGTTACAGCGACGTGGCCGCTGACGCAAGGGCGATTGATATGTTCAACCCATGGGCGACGTAGCTAATCCTGTGATCCCGGTATGGTTCGACATCGTCTGGTCGGCGGCTGCCGTGATCGCGATTGCCCTGACGGTCGTTGCTCTGATCGTTCTTGCGCGGACGGCCAAACGCTTGCCCCTCAATCACGCACTGATCTGGACGATGGTTGTTCTGTTCGTCCCAGTTCTCGGGCCGATCGCTTGGCTGGCGATCGGGAACCGGGCCATTTCGCCCGAATACAACAACTAGTAGCCCGCGAGTCAGCTAGCGGCCAGCAGGCGCCCGGCGAGGGATCCCGAACGGGCCACTGCGGTGCGGTCACTGCGAGGCGTACGCTCTCGCTCATGACCACGTACGAACCCGCGGAACTCGCTCGAGAGCTCGGATACATCGATGAGGATCGACCGGGGAAGGTGGTGCGCGATTACCTCCGCGCCAAGTACGCGGATCACGCGAAGAACCAGCGGTGGGTGCTGGACGAAGCTCAGGCAGCCGACGTTCGCGCAAACATCCCGCGGAAGCGATAGATGGCAACGGCGCAAGAACAGCTCAAGGCACTGTTGCGCGAGGAGCTGGCTCCTCGACTCAGGGCCGAGGGGCTGACCGGAACCGAACGGTCGTTCACTGTGCCGAGCCGCGAGTTCTTCGCGCAACTTGGCATTCAGTCGTCGGTCTCGAGCACCAGCGAAATCGTGAAGTTCACGGTGAACGCGCAGGTCATCAGGAAGGCCAGTTGGGAGGCGGCGCGTCAGGATCGTGCAAGGCTTCCTGCGAAACCAAGTCCCAACGCCCGCTATTCCGTGGAGGGGAGCTGGGATGAACGCGTCGGCTTACTCATGGGGACAACCGACCGGTGGTGGACCCTGGGCGCGAACGGCGCCAACCGGGGCGAGATCGCCTCAGATGTAATCCACGCGGTGATTGACTTCGCGCTTCCCTCGATCCGAGAACGCATGGCTTGAGCGTGCGAGTGATCATTTAGGCAAGGTTTGGGTGATGGTATTTGCGGCAGCATCGGCCGGCGCAAAGCTCGCCAGCGATCAGCGGTTGACGATCCTTCAGCGGGCCACCCGGCCCGATGGGCGTTGAGGGATATTTCGGGCACACGAATGCGCCTGAATGGGTCGGCGCGGACGGGGCAGCCCACAAGTGACGTGCCCCGTCCGCTCACCGCACCGAGTGCGCGGGCGTTGTCTTGGCTCGGATCAGCTAGCCCCGAGCAGGTCGCGCATTTGTTGGATCTCGGCAGTTTGGTCGTCGATGATCTTCTCAGCGAGCGTGATCGCGTCCGGGTTCTGCCCTTCCGTGACCTGGGTTTCGGCCATGTCGATGGCGCCCTCGTGATGGATGATCATCTGTTCGAGGAAGAGCGTCGATGCTTCTTCGCCTGTCGCGGATTCAAGGGCCGCCATGTCGTCTTCGGACATCATCATCTCGTCGTGGTCCATGCCGTCCATTCCAGTTGGGTCCATCGGCTGGCCCCAGTCGTCGAGCCATTGCGTCATGGCGTCGATCTCGGGCTGTTGGGCGTCTTTGATGGTCTGTGCGAGCTCGGCGACGTCGGGATCGACGTCGTCCTTTTCGAGCAGCACATCGGACATCTCGATGGCTTGCTGGTGGTGGACGATCATGCTCATGGCGAACGCGACATCTGCGTCATTGAAATCGGCGGCCGGGTCGCTGTCGGACGTCGCGGATGGCGAGCCATGGTCCATGCCGGACATTTCACCTGACGAGCCGGTGCTGGTGCAGCCGGCGAGAAGGATGGTGGCCATGAGCCCAATGGCGGGGAGCGCCGTAGTGCGGAGTTTCATGAGAATTCTCTCTATTCGAATCTGTCGACGATGAACCGTTCGAGCGCGAGGGCCAAACGGCAATGCGTGGTGTGGGGCGCCGTGTCGGGCGCACTTCTCACGTACGACTGATTGAGAGAGCTATCAGCGATGGAGGGCTGGGTTGAGCCGGCGCTGAAAGGAAGACCCCGAGGAAGCGGATCGGTCGGAGCATCCAGGCGCCTCGGTGAACCTGTGCAGCTGCGAGCAGCGTCAGGGCGGCGACCAGCAGGGCAAGCAGGCACGCCATGGTGAGCATTCCATGCTCCTGCTCACATGCGGGGCCGCAGGCCGCCGATGTCGTCGCCGATGCTGACGCCGACGGATCATGGCTTGCAGCGTTCGTGGCGCCTTCATGGTGGCTCTCGTCACTGGCAGCAACGACGGCGATGGTGTGGTGGGTAGCGGCACTTGGCTGGCTGGCTGCGCCCGAGAGGACGTGCATGGCCAGGAGGCCGATCAGAACGCTCGGGACCGCAAGAGCGATGAGGAGCAGGCGCAATCGTCCGTCAGTACTGGCCGCGAGGCGCAGGTGCATCAGCATGGTCGTCTCCAGGGGATTCCCGTCGAGGCTAGTTGGCTCGCCGGCGCGAGGTCGCAGCGATTCTCAGGATCGCACCAACCGGGCGATGGCCTCGGAGGCTTCCTTGATCTTCTCGTCGGCTTCGACGCCGCCCCGCACAGCCGCGTCGACGACGCAGTGCTTGAGGTGGTCATCCAGGAGGCCGAGCGCGACTGACTCGAGCGCCGAGGTGAGTGCGGAGATCTGGGTCAGGATGTCGATGCAGTACTTCTCCTCATCGACCATCCGGTGGATCCCGCGGGTCTGGCCTTCGATGCGGCGCAGCCGGGCCAGGTACTTGTCCTTGTCGGTGATGTACCCATGCGACTCGTGGGTGTGGGAGGTGTCAGTCATGATGTGCTCATCTCGGTGAGGTGCGGTCAGGCCCGCGCGCGGGCCGGTTCCCCGACGGTTGCTTCTCCGAGTGTGCCCGCCCGGTCGCCGAGGAGCGCCCTGGTGCTGGCTTCGGGTCGGAGGTCGAGTCGGCGCAGGAGCTGCGCGTTCAGGGCGACGATGATGGTCGAAAGTGACATCAGGATCGCGCCGACGGACATGGGTAGGACGAAACCGATAGGTGCGAGCACTCCGGCGGCGAGCGGAACCGAGATGAGGTTGTACCCGGCAGCCCACCAGAGGTTCTGCTTCATCTTCCGGTAGCTCGCCCGGGACAACTGGATCACGGAGAGGACCGAGCGGGGGTCGTCGCTCGCGAGGATCACCCCGGCCGACGCGATCGCGACGTCGGTGCCGGCACCGATGGCGATGCCCACATCTGCCTGCGCGAGAGCCGGGGCATCGTTCACGCCGTCGCCGACCATGGCGACCTTCCTGCCCTCGCTCTGCAGTTCCTTGACCTTTGCGGACTTGTCCTCGGGTCGCACTCCGGCAAAGTACCGGTCGATGCCCAGTTCGGTCGCGACCGAGTGCGCGACCGCGTCAGCGTCGCCGGTGATCATGACCACCTGCACGCCGAGCTCGTGGAGTGCCGCGACGGCTTCACGGGACTCGTCTCGGATCGCGTCGGCGAGTTTGAGCGCTCCGATGACTCGACCGTTCTGGAGGACGTGCAAGATGATCGCGCCGTCCTGCCGCCACAGGTCGGCGACCGGCAGTTCTGCGGCGTTCTCCTCCGAGAGAAGGTGCGGGCCGCCAACACGGATCCGTGCCGACTCGACCGTCGCGGTCACGCCGACAGCGGGTGCGGAATCGAACTCGGTTGCTCGAGGGATAGTGAGACGTCGCTTGTTTGCCGTCGCGACGATCGCGCGGGCGAGCGGATGCTCAGAGTCGGCCTCCGCGGCGGCAGCCAGGGCGAGCACCTGGTCGGCGTCCCACCCGTCCACGGTGTCGATGCTGCTGACGGTGGGCTCGCCCTTGGTGAGGGTGCCGGTCTTGTCGAACAGGACGGCATCCACGGTGCGCATGCTCTCGAGCGCGAGTCGGTCCTTGATGAGCACGCCACCACGGGCGGCGCGTTCCGTCGCAATTGAGACGACGAGGGGAATCGCCAGGCCGAGCGCGTGCGGGCACGCGATCACCAGCACGGTGATCGTCCTGACGACGGCTTGGTCTGGGTCTCCCATCAGAGTCCAGACGATCGCGGTGATGACGGCCGCGCCGAGCGCGAACCAGAACAACGCCGCCGCCGCCTTGTCGGCGATCCGCTGAGCACGCGATGACGAGTTCTGCGCCTCCGTGACCAGCCGTTGGATGCCGGCCAGGGCGGTATCGTCGCCGACCGCGGTGACTTCGACGCGGATGCCGGAATCCGTCGCCACCGTCCCGGCGACGACCGGGTCACCTTCGCTGCGGCGGACCGGCTTGGACTCGCCGGTGATCATCGACTCATCCACGCTCGCCGACCCGCTCACCACCCGGCCATCGGCAGGGACACGACCGCCAGGGCGTACGACGACGACGTCACCCGCACGGAGGTCGCCGGGTGGCACGGTGACAATCGCGGCGCCGTCGACGCGTTCAACCTCGTCGGGCAGGAGCGCGGCGAGCGAGTCGAGCGCCGAGGTGGTCTGCGCGAGGGAGCGCATCTCGACCCAGTGTCCGAGCAGCATGATCACGATCAGCAGCGCGAGCTCCCACCAGAAGTCGAGCTCGTGGTCCAGCACTCCAAGGCTCGCGCCCCAGGATGCGAGGAATGCGACCGTGATCGCCAGCCCGATCAGGAGCATCATGCCGGGCTTGAGGGCACGGATCTCCGAGACGGCGCCGGTGAGGAATGGTCGCCCGCCCCACACATACATCACGGTTCCAAGGACCGGCGAGATCCACACGACCCACGATTGGTCGGGCAGTTCGTAGCCGATCACCATGGCGAACATCGGCGAGAACGCGACGACCGGGACGGCAAGGATCAAGTTGATCCAGAACAGGCGCCGGAACTGACCGACATGATCGCCGTGCCCCGAGTGCCCATCGTGCCCATCGTGCCCATCGTGTCCATCGTGTTCGGCGTCGTGCCCGGCGTGCATGTCATGGTCGTGCTGCTGTTCGTGGCCGGTGTGTTCGTGCTCTGCGTGCGTGGGGATCGGCTGTGATCCTGTGGTTCGGGCAGCCGAGGCCTGATCACTGTGGTGCTGGTGCTGGTCGTTCATGGTTCGGCCTTCTCTCAAACGCGAGCGGCGAGGTGGGTTGTGTCGGCTATGCGGCGATGTATGCGGCCGGATCTGCGTCGAACTTCGGGCCGCAGCCGGCGCAGCAGAACCAATATCGGACGCCGTCGACGTCACGGTACAGACCGGCGGCCTCCGCCGTGGACTTGACCACGGTGCTGCCCTTCATGACCGGGCACTCGGCGAGGTCTCCGGGGGTGTCCTGGCTGAGCAGGTTTGCTGCGTGGTCGGGAATGGCTGCGTGAGACGGAGCGGGGATGCTGCAGCAGCTGTCGTTCATGGTGGTGAGTCCTTCAATGGTCGGGCGAACTGTGGGTCG
Encoded proteins:
- a CDS encoding DUF305 domain-containing protein codes for the protein MATILLAGCTSTGSSGEMSGMDHGSPSATSDSDPAADFNDADVAFAMSMIVHHQQAIEMSDVLLEKDDVDPDVAELAQTIKDAQQPEIDAMTQWLDDWGQPMDPTGMDGMDHDEMMMSEDDMAALESATGEEASTLFLEQMIIHHEGAIDMAETQVTEGQNPDAITLAEKIIDDQTAEIQQMRDLLGAS
- a CDS encoding DUF4304 domain-containing protein encodes the protein MATAQEQLKALLREELAPRLRAEGLTGTERSFTVPSREFFAQLGIQSSVSSTSEIVKFTVNAQVIRKASWEAARQDRARLPAKPSPNARYSVEGSWDERVGLLMGTTDRWWTLGANGANRGEIASDVIHAVIDFALPSIRERMA
- a CDS encoding DUF6153 family protein, whose product is MLMHLRLAASTDGRLRLLLIALAVPSVLIGLLAMHVLSGAASQPSAATHHTIAVVAASDESHHEGATNAASHDPSASASATTSAACGPACEQEHGMLTMACLLALLVAALTLLAAAQVHRGAWMLRPIRFLGVFLSAPAQPSPPSLIALSISRT
- a CDS encoding DHA2 family efflux MFS transporter permease subunit; this translates as MTTPTTTPVASAAASTTRSTRRWLALGFLALAQFLVVLDASIVNIALPVLGAQLGMDTVALAWVITAYVLPFGGLLLLGGRLADRYGHRKLFLIGTIGFVAASMLAGLAASSGMLLGARAVQGASAALLAPAALALVTQLFPAAADRTKALGIWGAVAGIGSAAGVLLGGVLTAAIGWQAVFYVNVPIGILVVAVIPTLITRDPASTPSRLDYPGAATITGSLVAAVGAFSAAEQVGFANPLTIGLLALAIILGISFVLIERRTANPLVPLTVFRNRNLTVGNLAMLLLGAAMVALFFALSVYMQAVLHYDALTAGLTQLPLAAALVVVAGLAPSVVAKVGLKGTLIGSLVVLAAGLVWLAAAPSDASFAIHILGPSIVVGIGLGGAFVTATQLAVDGIEGGEAGLAGGLINTSQQIGGALGLAILASVATARTSALETAGIPTPDALTSGFSWVFLGAAAFALIGAAIASRAHTARQSH
- a CDS encoding PLDc N-terminal domain-containing protein codes for the protein MDPFSLIVVVVAAAYIAAVVYAIVQVIRSKELSDLERVVWVLAVVFFPFVATLVWFIAGPHPFGLRLTRDLR
- a CDS encoding PLDc N-terminal domain-containing protein translates to MGDVANPVIPVWFDIVWSAAAVIAIALTVVALIVLARTAKRLPLNHALIWTMVVLFVPVLGPIAWLAIGNRAISPEYNN
- a CDS encoding metal-sensitive transcriptional regulator, with the protein product MTDTSHTHESHGYITDKDKYLARLRRIEGQTRGIHRMVDEEKYCIDILTQISALTSALESVALGLLDDHLKHCVVDAAVRGGVEADEKIKEASEAIARLVRS
- a CDS encoding heavy metal translocating P-type ATPase, whose protein sequence is MNDQHQHHSDQASAARTTGSQPIPTHAEHEHTGHEQQHDHDMHAGHDAEHDGHDGHDGHDGHSGHGDHVGQFRRLFWINLILAVPVVAFSPMFAMVIGYELPDQSWVVWISPVLGTVMYVWGGRPFLTGAVSEIRALKPGMMLLIGLAITVAFLASWGASLGVLDHELDFWWELALLIVIMLLGHWVEMRSLAQTTSALDSLAALLPDEVERVDGAAIVTVPPGDLRAGDVVVVRPGGRVPADGRVVSGSASVDESMITGESKPVRRSEGDPVVAGTVATDSGIRVEVTAVGDDTALAGIQRLVTEAQNSSSRAQRIADKAAAALFWFALGAAVITAIVWTLMGDPDQAVVRTITVLVIACPHALGLAIPLVVSIATERAARGGVLIKDRLALESMRTVDAVLFDKTGTLTKGEPTVSSIDTVDGWDADQVLALAAAAEADSEHPLARAIVATANKRRLTIPRATEFDSAPAVGVTATVESARIRVGGPHLLSEENAAELPVADLWRQDGAIILHVLQNGRVIGALKLADAIRDESREAVAALHELGVQVVMITGDADAVAHSVATELGIDRYFAGVRPEDKSAKVKELQSEGRKVAMVGDGVNDAPALAQADVGIAIGAGTDVAIASAGVILASDDPRSVLSVIQLSRASYRKMKQNLWWAAGYNLISVPLAAGVLAPIGFVLPMSVGAILMSLSTIIVALNAQLLRRLDLRPEASTRALLGDRAGTLGEATVGEPARARA